GAAAAATCGAATTTTTCAACTTGAGCTTCTACTCTCCTTAATTTACCTTTAATTGGAAGTTTTCTCTTTTCTAAAAGCAATCGTCCAGGTGATCCAGGAACCTGATAACTAACCAGAAAAATTGCATTTTTATCGCTTTTAGCTAAAACTTCACTATAGAAAGCTGCAGCACCTCCTTTTAACATTCCTGCTGGAGAAATAATTATTGAAGGAGTTTTAACAGCTTTTCTTCGAGCTTTCCAGCTTTTAATCCACTCTACCTTTTTTACAGATTCCTCAAATAATTTAGGATTTCTTAAACTTTCATGATAATCCATGAATATTTTAGTCACTTCAATAGCCATTCCATCAATAAAAATTGGATATTCAAATTTATACGCTGTTAATATCATAAGAATCTCTTGTGATCTACCTACTCCAAATGCTGGGACTAAAACGGTTCCTCCATCATGAATGATTTCCCTAGTTTTTTTTACGAATTCTTCTTCAAGCTTTACTCGATTTGGATGTTCTTCATCAGCATATGTTGATTCAATTATTATAGCATCTAAATCTTTATAAATTTGCTCAGCAGGATTTAAAAGCCTTGTTGGAATAGTGTTAAAATCCCCTGTGTATAATAGTTTCTTTCCATTAAACTCCATAAGAACCTGGCAGCTTCCAGGAATATGACCTGCATTAATTAACGTAAATTCAGCGTTACCAATATGCACTCTTTCATTAAATTTTATTGAAATGCGTTTTCCAAGCATATTTTGA
This region of Candidatus Bathyarchaeota archaeon genomic DNA includes:
- a CDS encoding MBL fold metallo-hydrolase → MKIRFLGACNEVGRSAIAVYDGIKYVLFDYGVIMNHEIGFPMHIPTRELDAIILSHAHLDHSGLIPLFYLSESLPLYGVEPTFQLTNVLIKDFLHLSGYYLPYEYIDLQNMLGKRISIKFNERVHIGNAEFTLINAGHIPGSCQVLMEFNGKKLLYTGDFNTIPTRLLNPAEQIYKDLDAIIIESTYADEEHPNRVKLEEEFVKKTREIIHDGGTVLVPAFGVGRSQEILMILTAYKFEYPIFIDGMAIEVTKIFMDYHESLRNPKLFEESVKKVEWIKSWKARRKAVKTPSIIISPAGMLKGGAAAFYSEVLAKSDKNAIFLVSYQVPGSPGRLLLEKRKLPIKGKLRRVEAQVEKFDFSSHVGKKELQEILSKLDSKTKVFVIHGAEGNCTKLALWASKELGLNAIAPNPGEVYEV